The Symphalangus syndactylus isolate Jambi chromosome 23, NHGRI_mSymSyn1-v2.1_pri, whole genome shotgun sequence genome has a window encoding:
- the LOC129473756 gene encoding tubulin beta-2B chain isoform X7, with translation MREIVHIQAGQCGNQIGAKFWEVISDEHGIDPTGSYHGDSDLQLERINVYYNEATGNKYVPRAILVDLEPGTMDSVRSGPFGQIFRPDNFVFGQSGAGNNWAKGHYTEGAELVDSVLDVVRKESESCDCLQGFQLTHSLGGGTGVMPSPKVSDTVVEPYNATLSVHQLVENTDETYCIDNEALYDICFRTLKLTTPTYGDLNHLVSATMSGVTTCLRFPGQLNADLRKLAVNMVPFPRLHFFMPGFAPLTSRGSQQYRALTVPELTQQMFDSKNMMAACDPRHGRYLTVAAIFRGRMSMKEVDEQMLNVQNKNSSYFVEWIPNNVKTAVCDIPPRGLKMSATFIGNSTAIQELFKRISEQFTAMFRRKAFLHWYTGEGMDEMEFTEAESNMNDLVSEYQQYQDATADEQGEFEEEEGEDEA, from the exons ATGCGTGAGATCGTGCACATCCAGGCGGGCCAGTGCGGCAACCAGATCGGCGCCAAG TTTTGGGAGGTCATCAGTGATGAGCATGGGATTGACCCCACTGGCAGTTACCATGGAGACAGTGATTTGCAGCTGGAGAGAATCAATGTTTACTACAATGAAGCCACTG GTAACAAATATGTTCCTCGGGCCATCCTCGTGGATCTGGAGCCAGGCACGATGGATTCGGTTAGGTCTGGACCATTCGGCCAGATCTTCAGACCAGATAATTTCGTGTTTG GCCAGAGCGGAGCCGGGAATAACTGGGCCAAGGGCCACTACACAGAGGGAGCCGAGCTGGTCGACTCGGTCCTGGATGTGGtgaggaaggagtcagagagctgTGACTGTCTCCAGGGCTTCCAGCTGACCCACTCTCTGGGGGGCGGCACGGG CGTCATGCCCTCACCCAAGGTGTCAGACACGGTGGTGGAGCCCTACAACGCCACCCTCTCTGTCCACCAGCTGGTGGAAAACACAGATGAAACCTACTGCATTGACAACGAGGCCCTGTATGACATCTGCTTCCGCACCCTGAAGCTGACCACCCCCACCTACGGGGACCTCAACCACCTGGTGTCGGCCACCATGAGCGGGGTCACCACCTGCCTGCGCTTCCCAGGCCAGCTGAACGCAGACCTGCGCAAGCTGGCGGTGAACATGGTGCCCTTCCCCCGCCTGCACTTCTTCATGCCCGGCTTCGCGCCCCTGACCAGCCGGGGCAGCCAGCAGTACCGGGCGCTCACGGTGCCCGAGCTCACCCAGCAGATGTTCGACTCCAAGAACATGATGGCCGCCTGCGACCCGCGCCACGGCCGCTACCTGACGGTGGCTGCCATCTTCCGGGGCCGCATGTCCATGAAGGAGGTGGACGAGCAGATGCTCAACGTGCAGAACAAGAACAGCAGCTACTTCGTGGAGTGGATCCCCAACAACGTGAAGACGGCCGTGTGCGACATCCCGCCCCGCGGCCTGAAGATGTCGGCCACCTTCATCGGCAACAGCACGGCCATCCAGGAGCTGTTCAAGCGCATCTCGGAGCAGTTCACGGCCATGTTCCGGCGCAAGGCCTTCCTGCACTGGTACACAGGCGAGGGCATGGACGAGATGGAGTTCACCGAGGCCGAGAGCAACATGAACGACCTGGTGTCTGAGTACCAGCAGTACCAGGACGCCACGGCCGACGAACAAGGGGAGTTCGAGGAGGAGGAGGGCGAGGACGAGGCGTAG
- the LOC129473756 gene encoding tubulin beta-2B chain isoform X19, translating into MREIVHIQAGQCGNQIGAKFWEVISDEHGIDPTGSYHGDSDLQLERINVYYNEATGNKYVPRAILVDLEPGTMDSVRSGPFGQIFRPDNFVFGQSGAGNNWAKGHYTEGAELVDSVLDVVRKESESCDCQLNADLRKLAVNMVPFPRLHFFMPGFAPLTSRGSQQYRALTVPELTQQMFDSKNMMAACDPRHGRYLTVAAIFRGRMSMKEVDEQMLNVQNKNSSYFVEWIPNNVKTAVCDIPPRGLKMSATFIGNSTAIQELFKRISEQFTAMFRRKAFLHWYTGEGMDEMEFTEAESNMNDLVSEYQQYQDATADEQGEFEEEEGEDEA; encoded by the exons ATGCGTGAGATCGTGCACATCCAGGCGGGCCAGTGCGGCAACCAGATCGGCGCCAAG TTTTGGGAGGTCATCAGTGATGAGCATGGGATTGACCCCACTGGCAGTTACCATGGAGACAGTGATTTGCAGCTGGAGAGAATCAATGTTTACTACAATGAAGCCACTG GTAACAAATATGTTCCTCGGGCCATCCTCGTGGATCTGGAGCCAGGCACGATGGATTCGGTTAGGTCTGGACCATTCGGCCAGATCTTCAGACCAGATAATTTCGTGTTTG GCCAGAGCGGAGCCGGGAATAACTGGGCCAAGGGCCACTACACAGAGGGAGCCGAGCTGGTCGACTCGGTCCTGGATGTGGtgaggaaggagtcagagagctgTGACT GCCAGCTGAACGCAGACCTGCGCAAGCTGGCGGTGAACATGGTGCCCTTCCCCCGCCTGCACTTCTTCATGCCCGGCTTCGCGCCCCTGACCAGCCGGGGCAGCCAGCAGTACCGGGCGCTCACGGTGCCCGAGCTCACCCAGCAGATGTTCGACTCCAAGAACATGATGGCCGCCTGCGACCCGCGCCACGGCCGCTACCTGACGGTGGCTGCCATCTTCCGGGGCCGCATGTCCATGAAGGAGGTGGACGAGCAGATGCTCAACGTGCAGAACAAGAACAGCAGCTACTTCGTGGAGTGGATCCCCAACAACGTGAAGACGGCCGTGTGCGACATCCCGCCCCGCGGCCTGAAGATGTCGGCCACCTTCATCGGCAACAGCACGGCCATCCAGGAGCTGTTCAAGCGCATCTCGGAGCAGTTCACGGCCATGTTCCGGCGCAAGGCCTTCCTGCACTGGTACACAGGCGAGGGCATGGACGAGATGGAGTTCACCGAGGCCGAGAGCAACATGAACGACCTGGTGTCTGAGTACCAGCAGTACCAGGACGCCACGGCCGACGAACAAGGGGAGTTCGAGGAGGAGGAGGGCGAGGACGAGGCGTAG
- the LOC129473756 gene encoding tubulin beta-2B chain isoform X15, with protein MREIVHIQAGQCGNQIGAKFWEVISDEHGIDPTGSYHGDSDLQLERINVYYNEATGNKYVPRAILVDLEPGTMDSVRSGPFGQIFRPDNFVFGQSGAGNNWAKGHYTEGAELVDSVLDVVRKESESCDCLQGFQLTTPTYGDLNHLVSATMSGVTTCLRFPGQLNADLRKLAVNMVPFPRLHFFMPGFAPLTSRGSQQYRALTVPELTQQMFDSKNMMAACDPRHGRYLTVAAIFRGRMSMKEVDEQMLNVQNKNSSYFVEWIPNNVKTAVCDIPPRGLKMSATFIGNSTAIQELFKRISEQFTAMFRRKAFLHWYTGEGMDEMEFTEAESNMNDLVSEYQQYQDATADEQGEFEEEEGEDEA; from the exons ATGCGTGAGATCGTGCACATCCAGGCGGGCCAGTGCGGCAACCAGATCGGCGCCAAG TTTTGGGAGGTCATCAGTGATGAGCATGGGATTGACCCCACTGGCAGTTACCATGGAGACAGTGATTTGCAGCTGGAGAGAATCAATGTTTACTACAATGAAGCCACTG GTAACAAATATGTTCCTCGGGCCATCCTCGTGGATCTGGAGCCAGGCACGATGGATTCGGTTAGGTCTGGACCATTCGGCCAGATCTTCAGACCAGATAATTTCGTGTTTG GCCAGAGCGGAGCCGGGAATAACTGGGCCAAGGGCCACTACACAGAGGGAGCCGAGCTGGTCGACTCGGTCCTGGATGTGGtgaggaaggagtcagagagctgTGACTGTCTCCAGGGCTTCC AGCTGACCACCCCCACCTACGGGGACCTCAACCACCTGGTGTCGGCCACCATGAGCGGGGTCACCACCTGCCTGCGCTTCCCAGGCCAGCTGAACGCAGACCTGCGCAAGCTGGCGGTGAACATGGTGCCCTTCCCCCGCCTGCACTTCTTCATGCCCGGCTTCGCGCCCCTGACCAGCCGGGGCAGCCAGCAGTACCGGGCGCTCACGGTGCCCGAGCTCACCCAGCAGATGTTCGACTCCAAGAACATGATGGCCGCCTGCGACCCGCGCCACGGCCGCTACCTGACGGTGGCTGCCATCTTCCGGGGCCGCATGTCCATGAAGGAGGTGGACGAGCAGATGCTCAACGTGCAGAACAAGAACAGCAGCTACTTCGTGGAGTGGATCCCCAACAACGTGAAGACGGCCGTGTGCGACATCCCGCCCCGCGGCCTGAAGATGTCGGCCACCTTCATCGGCAACAGCACGGCCATCCAGGAGCTGTTCAAGCGCATCTCGGAGCAGTTCACGGCCATGTTCCGGCGCAAGGCCTTCCTGCACTGGTACACAGGCGAGGGCATGGACGAGATGGAGTTCACCGAGGCCGAGAGCAACATGAACGACCTGGTGTCTGAGTACCAGCAGTACCAGGACGCCACGGCCGACGAACAAGGGGAGTTCGAGGAGGAGGAGGGCGAGGACGAGGCGTAG
- the LOC129473756 gene encoding tubulin beta-2 chain isoform X18, which produces MREIVHIQAGQCGNQIGAKFWEVISDEHGIDPTGSYHGDSDLQLERINVYYNEATGNKYVPRAILVDLEPGTMDSVRSGPFGQIFRPDNFVFGQSGAGNNWAKGHYTEGAELVDSVLDVVRKESESCDCLQGFQLTHSLGGGTGSGMGTLLISKIREEYPDRIMNTFSVMPSPKVSDTVVEPYNATLSVHQLVENTDETYCIDNEALYDICFRTLKLTTPTYGDLNHLVSATMSGVTTCLRFPGQLNADLRKLAVNMVPFPRLHFFMPGFAPLTSRGSQQYRALTVPELTQQMFDSESNMNDLVSEYQQYQDATADEQGEFEEEEGEDEA; this is translated from the exons ATGCGTGAGATCGTGCACATCCAGGCGGGCCAGTGCGGCAACCAGATCGGCGCCAAG TTTTGGGAGGTCATCAGTGATGAGCATGGGATTGACCCCACTGGCAGTTACCATGGAGACAGTGATTTGCAGCTGGAGAGAATCAATGTTTACTACAATGAAGCCACTG GTAACAAATATGTTCCTCGGGCCATCCTCGTGGATCTGGAGCCAGGCACGATGGATTCGGTTAGGTCTGGACCATTCGGCCAGATCTTCAGACCAGATAATTTCGTGTTTG GCCAGAGCGGAGCCGGGAATAACTGGGCCAAGGGCCACTACACAGAGGGAGCCGAGCTGGTCGACTCGGTCCTGGATGTGGtgaggaaggagtcagagagctgTGACTGTCTCCAGGGCTTCCAGCTGACCCACTCTCTGGGGGGCGGCACGGGGTCCGGGATGGGCACCCTGCTCATCAGCAAGATCCGGGAAGAGTACCCAGACCGCATCATGAACACCTTCAGCGTCATGCCCTCACCCAAGGTGTCAGACACGGTGGTGGAGCCCTACAACGCCACCCTCTCTGTCCACCAGCTGGTGGAAAACACAGATGAAACCTACTGCATTGACAACGAGGCCCTGTATGACATCTGCTTCCGCACCCTGAAGCTGACCACCCCCACCTACGGGGACCTCAACCACCTGGTGTCGGCCACCATGAGCGGGGTCACCACCTGCCTGCGCTTCCCAGGCCAGCTGAACGCAGACCTGCGCAAGCTGGCGGTGAACATGGTGCCCTTCCCCCGCCTGCACTTCTTCATGCCCGGCTTCGCGCCCCTGACCAGCCGGGGCAGCCAGCAGTACCGGGCGCTCACGGTGCCCGAGCTCACCCAGCAGATGTTCGACT CCGAGAGCAACATGAACGACCTGGTGTCTGAGTACCAGCAGTACCAGGACGCCACGGCCGACGAACAAGGGGAGTTCGAGGAGGAGGAGGGCGAGGACGAGGCGTAG
- the LOC129473756 gene encoding tubulin beta chain isoform X13, producing the protein MREIVHIQAGQRAILVDLEPGTMDSVRSGPFGQIFRPDNFVFGQSGAGNNWAKGHYTEGAELVDSVLDVVRKESESCDCLQGFQLTHSLGGGTGSGMGTLLISKIREEYPDRIMNTFSVMPSPKVSDTVVEPYNATLSVHQLVENTDETYCIDNEALYDICFRTLKLTTPTYGDLNHLVSATMSGVTTCLRFPGQLNADLRKLAVNMVPFPRLHFFMPGFAPLTSRGSQQYRALTVPELTQQMFDSKNMMAACDPRHGRYLTVAAIFRGRMSMKEVDEQMLNVQNKNSSYFVEWIPNNVKTAVCDIPPRGLKMSATFIGNSTAIQELFKRISEQFTAMFRRKAFLHWYTGEGMDEMEFTEAESNMNDLVSEYQQYQDATADEQGEFEEEEGEDEA; encoded by the exons ATGCGTGAGATCGTGCACATCCAGGCGGGCCAG CGGGCCATCCTCGTGGATCTGGAGCCAGGCACGATGGATTCGGTTAGGTCTGGACCATTCGGCCAGATCTTCAGACCAGATAATTTCGTGTTTG GCCAGAGCGGAGCCGGGAATAACTGGGCCAAGGGCCACTACACAGAGGGAGCCGAGCTGGTCGACTCGGTCCTGGATGTGGtgaggaaggagtcagagagctgTGACTGTCTCCAGGGCTTCCAGCTGACCCACTCTCTGGGGGGCGGCACGGGGTCCGGGATGGGCACCCTGCTCATCAGCAAGATCCGGGAAGAGTACCCAGACCGCATCATGAACACCTTCAGCGTCATGCCCTCACCCAAGGTGTCAGACACGGTGGTGGAGCCCTACAACGCCACCCTCTCTGTCCACCAGCTGGTGGAAAACACAGATGAAACCTACTGCATTGACAACGAGGCCCTGTATGACATCTGCTTCCGCACCCTGAAGCTGACCACCCCCACCTACGGGGACCTCAACCACCTGGTGTCGGCCACCATGAGCGGGGTCACCACCTGCCTGCGCTTCCCAGGCCAGCTGAACGCAGACCTGCGCAAGCTGGCGGTGAACATGGTGCCCTTCCCCCGCCTGCACTTCTTCATGCCCGGCTTCGCGCCCCTGACCAGCCGGGGCAGCCAGCAGTACCGGGCGCTCACGGTGCCCGAGCTCACCCAGCAGATGTTCGACTCCAAGAACATGATGGCCGCCTGCGACCCGCGCCACGGCCGCTACCTGACGGTGGCTGCCATCTTCCGGGGCCGCATGTCCATGAAGGAGGTGGACGAGCAGATGCTCAACGTGCAGAACAAGAACAGCAGCTACTTCGTGGAGTGGATCCCCAACAACGTGAAGACGGCCGTGTGCGACATCCCGCCCCGCGGCCTGAAGATGTCGGCCACCTTCATCGGCAACAGCACGGCCATCCAGGAGCTGTTCAAGCGCATCTCGGAGCAGTTCACGGCCATGTTCCGGCGCAAGGCCTTCCTGCACTGGTACACAGGCGAGGGCATGGACGAGATGGAGTTCACCGAGGCCGAGAGCAACATGAACGACCTGGTGTCTGAGTACCAGCAGTACCAGGACGCCACGGCCGACGAACAAGGGGAGTTCGAGGAGGAGGAGGGCGAGGACGAGGCGTAG
- the LOC129473756 gene encoding tubulin beta-2B chain isoform X8 gives MREIVHIQAGQCGNQIGAKFWEVISDEHGIDPTGSYHGDSDLQLERINVYYNEATGNKYVPRAILVDLEPGTMDSVRSGPFGQIFRPDNFVFGQSGAGNNWSCDCLQGFQLTHSLGGGTGSGMGTLLISKIREEYPDRIMNTFSVMPSPKVSDTVVEPYNATLSVHQLVENTDETYCIDNEALYDICFRTLKLTTPTYGDLNHLVSATMSGVTTCLRFPGQLNADLRKLAVNMVPFPRLHFFMPGFAPLTSRGSQQYRALTVPELTQQMFDSKNMMAACDPRHGRYLTVAAIFRGRMSMKEVDEQMLNVQNKNSSYFVEWIPNNVKTAVCDIPPRGLKMSATFIGNSTAIQELFKRISEQFTAMFRRKAFLHWYTGEGMDEMEFTEAESNMNDLVSEYQQYQDATADEQGEFEEEEGEDEA, from the exons ATGCGTGAGATCGTGCACATCCAGGCGGGCCAGTGCGGCAACCAGATCGGCGCCAAG TTTTGGGAGGTCATCAGTGATGAGCATGGGATTGACCCCACTGGCAGTTACCATGGAGACAGTGATTTGCAGCTGGAGAGAATCAATGTTTACTACAATGAAGCCACTG GTAACAAATATGTTCCTCGGGCCATCCTCGTGGATCTGGAGCCAGGCACGATGGATTCGGTTAGGTCTGGACCATTCGGCCAGATCTTCAGACCAGATAATTTCGTGTTTG GCCAGAGCGGAGCCGGGAATAACTGG agctgTGACTGTCTCCAGGGCTTCCAGCTGACCCACTCTCTGGGGGGCGGCACGGGGTCCGGGATGGGCACCCTGCTCATCAGCAAGATCCGGGAAGAGTACCCAGACCGCATCATGAACACCTTCAGCGTCATGCCCTCACCCAAGGTGTCAGACACGGTGGTGGAGCCCTACAACGCCACCCTCTCTGTCCACCAGCTGGTGGAAAACACAGATGAAACCTACTGCATTGACAACGAGGCCCTGTATGACATCTGCTTCCGCACCCTGAAGCTGACCACCCCCACCTACGGGGACCTCAACCACCTGGTGTCGGCCACCATGAGCGGGGTCACCACCTGCCTGCGCTTCCCAGGCCAGCTGAACGCAGACCTGCGCAAGCTGGCGGTGAACATGGTGCCCTTCCCCCGCCTGCACTTCTTCATGCCCGGCTTCGCGCCCCTGACCAGCCGGGGCAGCCAGCAGTACCGGGCGCTCACGGTGCCCGAGCTCACCCAGCAGATGTTCGACTCCAAGAACATGATGGCCGCCTGCGACCCGCGCCACGGCCGCTACCTGACGGTGGCTGCCATCTTCCGGGGCCGCATGTCCATGAAGGAGGTGGACGAGCAGATGCTCAACGTGCAGAACAAGAACAGCAGCTACTTCGTGGAGTGGATCCCCAACAACGTGAAGACGGCCGTGTGCGACATCCCGCCCCGCGGCCTGAAGATGTCGGCCACCTTCATCGGCAACAGCACGGCCATCCAGGAGCTGTTCAAGCGCATCTCGGAGCAGTTCACGGCCATGTTCCGGCGCAAGGCCTTCCTGCACTGGTACACAGGCGAGGGCATGGACGAGATGGAGTTCACCGAGGCCGAGAGCAACATGAACGACCTGGTGTCTGAGTACCAGCAGTACCAGGACGCCACGGCCGACGAACAAGGGGAGTTCGAGGAGGAGGAGGGCGAGGACGAGGCGTAG
- the LOC129473756 gene encoding tubulin beta-2B chain isoform X10 → MREIVHIQAGQCGNQIGAKFWEVISDEHGIDPTGSYHGDSDLQLERINVYYNEATGQSGAGNNWAKGHYTEGAELVDSVLDVVRKESESCDCLQGFQLTHSLGGGTGSGMGTLLISKIREEYPDRIMNTFSVMPSPKVSDTVVEPYNATLSVHQLVENTDETYCIDNEALYDICFRTLKLTTPTYGDLNHLVSATMSGVTTCLRFPGQLNADLRKLAVNMVPFPRLHFFMPGFAPLTSRGSQQYRALTVPELTQQMFDSKNMMAACDPRHGRYLTVAAIFRGRMSMKEVDEQMLNVQNKNSSYFVEWIPNNVKTAVCDIPPRGLKMSATFIGNSTAIQELFKRISEQFTAMFRRKAFLHWYTGEGMDEMEFTEAESNMNDLVSEYQQYQDATADEQGEFEEEEGEDEA, encoded by the exons ATGCGTGAGATCGTGCACATCCAGGCGGGCCAGTGCGGCAACCAGATCGGCGCCAAG TTTTGGGAGGTCATCAGTGATGAGCATGGGATTGACCCCACTGGCAGTTACCATGGAGACAGTGATTTGCAGCTGGAGAGAATCAATGTTTACTACAATGAAGCCACTG GCCAGAGCGGAGCCGGGAATAACTGGGCCAAGGGCCACTACACAGAGGGAGCCGAGCTGGTCGACTCGGTCCTGGATGTGGtgaggaaggagtcagagagctgTGACTGTCTCCAGGGCTTCCAGCTGACCCACTCTCTGGGGGGCGGCACGGGGTCCGGGATGGGCACCCTGCTCATCAGCAAGATCCGGGAAGAGTACCCAGACCGCATCATGAACACCTTCAGCGTCATGCCCTCACCCAAGGTGTCAGACACGGTGGTGGAGCCCTACAACGCCACCCTCTCTGTCCACCAGCTGGTGGAAAACACAGATGAAACCTACTGCATTGACAACGAGGCCCTGTATGACATCTGCTTCCGCACCCTGAAGCTGACCACCCCCACCTACGGGGACCTCAACCACCTGGTGTCGGCCACCATGAGCGGGGTCACCACCTGCCTGCGCTTCCCAGGCCAGCTGAACGCAGACCTGCGCAAGCTGGCGGTGAACATGGTGCCCTTCCCCCGCCTGCACTTCTTCATGCCCGGCTTCGCGCCCCTGACCAGCCGGGGCAGCCAGCAGTACCGGGCGCTCACGGTGCCCGAGCTCACCCAGCAGATGTTCGACTCCAAGAACATGATGGCCGCCTGCGACCCGCGCCACGGCCGCTACCTGACGGTGGCTGCCATCTTCCGGGGCCGCATGTCCATGAAGGAGGTGGACGAGCAGATGCTCAACGTGCAGAACAAGAACAGCAGCTACTTCGTGGAGTGGATCCCCAACAACGTGAAGACGGCCGTGTGCGACATCCCGCCCCGCGGCCTGAAGATGTCGGCCACCTTCATCGGCAACAGCACGGCCATCCAGGAGCTGTTCAAGCGCATCTCGGAGCAGTTCACGGCCATGTTCCGGCGCAAGGCCTTCCTGCACTGGTACACAGGCGAGGGCATGGACGAGATGGAGTTCACCGAGGCCGAGAGCAACATGAACGACCTGGTGTCTGAGTACCAGCAGTACCAGGACGCCACGGCCGACGAACAAGGGGAGTTCGAGGAGGAGGAGGGCGAGGACGAGGCGTAG
- the LOC129473756 gene encoding tubulin beta-2B chain isoform X20: MREIVHIQAGQCGNQIGAKFWEVISDEHGIDPTGSYHGDSDLQLERINVYYNEATGNKYVPRAILVDLEPGTMDSVRSGPFGQIFRPDNFVFGQSGAGNNWAKGHYTEGAELVDSVLDVVRKESESCDCLQGFQLTHSLGGGTGSGMGTLLISKIREEYPDRIMNTFSVMPSPKVSDTVVEPYNATLSVHQLVENTDETYCIDNEALYDIGNSTAIQELFKRISEQFTAMFRRKAFLHWYTGEGMDEMEFTEAESNMNDLVSEYQQYQDATADEQGEFEEEEGEDEA; encoded by the exons ATGCGTGAGATCGTGCACATCCAGGCGGGCCAGTGCGGCAACCAGATCGGCGCCAAG TTTTGGGAGGTCATCAGTGATGAGCATGGGATTGACCCCACTGGCAGTTACCATGGAGACAGTGATTTGCAGCTGGAGAGAATCAATGTTTACTACAATGAAGCCACTG GTAACAAATATGTTCCTCGGGCCATCCTCGTGGATCTGGAGCCAGGCACGATGGATTCGGTTAGGTCTGGACCATTCGGCCAGATCTTCAGACCAGATAATTTCGTGTTTG GCCAGAGCGGAGCCGGGAATAACTGGGCCAAGGGCCACTACACAGAGGGAGCCGAGCTGGTCGACTCGGTCCTGGATGTGGtgaggaaggagtcagagagctgTGACTGTCTCCAGGGCTTCCAGCTGACCCACTCTCTGGGGGGCGGCACGGGGTCCGGGATGGGCACCCTGCTCATCAGCAAGATCCGGGAAGAGTACCCAGACCGCATCATGAACACCTTCAGCGTCATGCCCTCACCCAAGGTGTCAGACACGGTGGTGGAGCCCTACAACGCCACCCTCTCTGTCCACCAGCTGGTGGAAAACACAGATGAAACCTACTGCATTGACAACGAGGCCCTGTATGA CATCGGCAACAGCACGGCCATCCAGGAGCTGTTCAAGCGCATCTCGGAGCAGTTCACGGCCATGTTCCGGCGCAAGGCCTTCCTGCACTGGTACACAGGCGAGGGCATGGACGAGATGGAGTTCACCGAGGCCGAGAGCAACATGAACGACCTGGTGTCTGAGTACCAGCAGTACCAGGACGCCACGGCCGACGAACAAGGGGAGTTCGAGGAGGAGGAGGGCGAGGACGAGGCGTAG
- the LOC129473756 gene encoding tubulin beta-2B chain isoform X3: MREIVHIQAGQCGNQIGAKFWEVISDEHGIDPTGSYHGDSDLQLERINVYYNEATGNKYVPRAILVDLEPGTMDSVRSGPFGQIFRPDNFVFGQSGAGNNWAKGHYTEGAELVDSVLDVVRKESESCDCLQGFQLTHSLGGGTGSGMGTLLISKIREEYPDRIMNTFSVMPSPKVSDTVVEPYNATLSVHQLVENTDETYCIDNEALYDICFRTLKLTTPTYGDLNHLVSATMSGVTTCLRFPGQLNADLRKLAVNMVPFPRLHFFMPGFAPLTSRGSQQYRALTVPELTQQMFDSKNMMAACDPRHGRYLTVAAIFRGRMSMKEVDEQMLNVQNKNSSYFVEWIPNNVKTAVCDIPPRGLKMSATFIGNSTAIQELFKRISEQFTAMFRRKAFLHWYTGEGMDEMEFTEAESNMNDLVSEYQQYQDATADEQGEFEEEEGEDEA; encoded by the exons ATGCGTGAGATCGTGCACATCCAGGCGGGCCAGTGCGGCAACCAGATCGGCGCCAAG TTTTGGGAGGTCATCAGTGATGAGCATGGGATTGACCCCACTGGCAGTTACCATGGAGACAGTGATTTGCAGCTGGAGAGAATCAATGTTTACTACAATGAAGCCACTG GTAACAAATATGTTCCTCGGGCCATCCTCGTGGATCTGGAGCCAGGCACGATGGATTCGGTTAGGTCTGGACCATTCGGCCAGATCTTCAGACCAGATAATTTCGTGTTTG GCCAGAGCGGAGCCGGGAATAACTGGGCCAAGGGCCACTACACAGAGGGAGCCGAGCTGGTCGACTCGGTCCTGGATGTGGtgaggaaggagtcagagagctgTGACTGTCTCCAGGGCTTCCAGCTGACCCACTCTCTGGGGGGCGGCACGGGGTCCGGGATGGGCACCCTGCTCATCAGCAAGATCCGGGAAGAGTACCCAGACCGCATCATGAACACCTTCAGCGTCATGCCCTCACCCAAGGTGTCAGACACGGTGGTGGAGCCCTACAACGCCACCCTCTCTGTCCACCAGCTGGTGGAAAACACAGATGAAACCTACTGCATTGACAACGAGGCCCTGTATGACATCTGCTTCCGCACCCTGAAGCTGACCACCCCCACCTACGGGGACCTCAACCACCTGGTGTCGGCCACCATGAGCGGGGTCACCACCTGCCTGCGCTTCCCAGGCCAGCTGAACGCAGACCTGCGCAAGCTGGCGGTGAACATGGTGCCCTTCCCCCGCCTGCACTTCTTCATGCCCGGCTTCGCGCCCCTGACCAGCCGGGGCAGCCAGCAGTACCGGGCGCTCACGGTGCCCGAGCTCACCCAGCAGATGTTCGACTCCAAGAACATGATGGCCGCCTGCGACCCGCGCCACGGCCGCTACCTGACGGTGGCTGCCATCTTCCGGGGCCGCATGTCCATGAAGGAGGTGGACGAGCAGATGCTCAACGTGCAGAACAAGAACAGCAGCTACTTCGTGGAGTGGATCCCCAACAACGTGAAGACGGCCGTGTGCGACATCCCGCCCCGCGGCCTGAAGATGTCGGCCACCTTCATCGGCAACAGCACGGCCATCCAGGAGCTGTTCAAGCGCATCTCGGAGCAGTTCACGGCCATGTTCCGGCGCAAGGCCTTCCTGCACTGGTACACAGGCGAGGGCATGGACGAGATGGAGTTCACCGAGGCCGAGAGCAACATGAACGACCTGGTGTCTGAGTACCAGCAGTACCAGGACGCCACGGCCGACGAACAAGGGGAGTTCGAGGAGGAGGAGGGCGAGGACGAGGCGTAG